In the Paenibacillus pabuli genome, one interval contains:
- a CDS encoding thiamine pyrophosphate-binding protein: protein MKTVADYLAETLYKLGVTHVFGIIGKSICPAVLKMVDHGLEFIPGRHESSSGFAAAGYALQTGRLGVAFATSGPGGTNLLTAAAHAKANNLPVLFITGHQSIQELGIPQCQDSSSYLADLAEMFRPATLFSKLVERGDHFGTLLNHALSTALGPNKGPVHLCLPFDVQTELLAECRVVMPEPEPLISVSNLNRILPLLHKSSHPLIIAGKGVNRARAHDELLQFAEQFQIPVITTPGGKGAIAWDHPLYHGPCGVGGFPHADELLNRSDLYIVLGSRLSDMTICNLKPENHPAHLIQFDTDPAFVGKILNSQTLHITGDLKDNMQFLLGTLAKYAAPARENSAIDYTVPLPTLPSLSLASILDELSDMLPYDHKLFVDDGSHGFHAVQRYKVKKPGSFVFDAYFACMGNAIGMAIGAKAAAPDETIVCITGDGCFMMLGAEINSAVCHNLPVIFIVVNNKQLDMALKGMQKTTGRIDGTLFEVPMDASKFAESLGAAAFRAETHAEFTAALKAAQELNQVAVIELLTDRDEIPPTAHRTVNLN from the coding sequence ATGAAAACCGTTGCGGACTATTTGGCAGAAACGCTGTACAAGCTTGGTGTTACTCACGTCTTTGGTATTATCGGAAAATCGATTTGCCCTGCTGTCCTGAAGATGGTGGATCACGGCCTTGAGTTCATTCCGGGTCGCCACGAATCGAGTTCGGGGTTTGCAGCAGCAGGTTACGCTCTCCAAACCGGACGGCTGGGTGTTGCATTTGCCACTTCAGGTCCAGGTGGAACCAACCTTCTAACCGCTGCGGCACATGCCAAAGCGAACAACCTTCCGGTGTTGTTTATTACCGGGCATCAATCCATTCAGGAATTGGGCATTCCCCAGTGCCAGGATTCTTCTTCCTATCTGGCAGATCTCGCAGAGATGTTCAGACCCGCTACGTTATTCAGCAAACTGGTGGAGCGTGGCGATCATTTCGGCACACTGCTCAATCATGCCCTTTCCACTGCACTCGGCCCGAACAAAGGTCCGGTTCATCTCTGTTTACCCTTTGATGTTCAGACCGAACTGCTTGCTGAATGCCGAGTTGTCATGCCTGAACCCGAGCCTCTAATTAGCGTCTCGAACCTTAATCGAATTCTCCCCCTACTTCACAAGTCCAGTCACCCATTAATTATCGCAGGTAAAGGCGTCAATCGAGCCAGAGCCCATGATGAGCTATTGCAATTTGCAGAACAATTCCAAATTCCTGTCATCACGACTCCCGGAGGGAAAGGTGCCATCGCCTGGGACCATCCGTTATACCATGGACCTTGTGGTGTCGGTGGCTTCCCGCATGCAGATGAATTGCTCAACCGAAGTGACCTCTATATCGTGCTTGGATCGCGATTAAGCGACATGACGATCTGCAATCTCAAACCGGAAAATCATCCTGCGCATCTTATTCAGTTCGATACGGATCCTGCCTTTGTCGGTAAAATACTCAACTCTCAAACCTTACATATTACTGGCGACCTAAAAGACAATATGCAGTTTTTGCTTGGCACCCTAGCCAAATATGCTGCCCCCGCGAGAGAAAATTCAGCGATTGACTACACTGTCCCCCTGCCAACTTTGCCTAGCCTCTCACTTGCATCGATTTTAGATGAACTGAGCGATATGCTGCCGTATGATCACAAACTATTTGTTGATGACGGATCTCACGGTTTCCACGCTGTACAGCGATACAAAGTGAAGAAACCTGGCAGTTTTGTGTTTGACGCCTACTTCGCCTGCATGGGCAATGCCATTGGTATGGCTATCGGCGCCAAGGCAGCAGCACCAGACGAGACGATCGTCTGTATTACAGGGGACGGATGCTTCATGATGCTCGGAGCCGAAATCAATTCTGCCGTATGCCACAATCTGCCGGTCATCTTCATCGTAGTGAATAATAAACAGCTTGATATGGCGCTCAAAGGTATGCAGAAAACAACAGGCCGGATCGATGGGACCTTGTTTGAAGTACCTATGGACGCGTCGAAGTTTGCTGAATCTCTCGGTGCAGCTGCTTTTCGGGCAGAAACACATGCCGAGTTCACCGCTGCACTCAAGGCAGCTCAGGAACTGAACCAAGTGGCAGTAATCGAGCTGTTAACGGACCGTGACGAGATTCCGCCTACGGCCCATCGTACCGTGAATTTGAACTAG
- a CDS encoding carboxymuconolactone decarboxylase family protein — protein sequence MSEQVVQGLEHFANLSGEYGAKALAPIKEHFPELAEFIMGTAYGDIFQRTSISDQWKEVAVISSLITQGQFEQLGVHYVMALRVGVTVEQLKGVLLHLAPCVGAPRVISAFNVLLATLNEIQ from the coding sequence ATGAGTGAACAGGTTGTTCAGGGGCTGGAGCATTTCGCGAATCTTTCTGGAGAGTACGGAGCCAAAGCCTTGGCGCCCATTAAGGAACATTTTCCCGAGTTGGCTGAATTCATTATGGGTACAGCTTACGGAGACATTTTCCAACGTACCAGCATTTCGGATCAATGGAAAGAAGTTGCCGTTATTTCCTCACTGATTACACAAGGGCAGTTCGAACAACTGGGTGTTCATTATGTGATGGCGCTTCGTGTCGGGGTTACCGTGGAACAACTCAAAGGGGTCTTGCTTCATTTGGCACCCTGCGTGGGGGCTCCCCGTGTTATTAGCGCTTTTAACGTACTGCTTGCGACACTAAATGAAATCCAATAA
- a CDS encoding 3-oxoacyl-[acyl-carrier-protein] synthase III C-terminal domain-containing protein — MAGIRIVDIDIYHPTHQVDNDFYIEHFDARGVDIRGLLKALGRDKRYKINNDDENSLSMAFEAASNLLEKTGLTGADIDLIAYASQTPEYIFPTNSLMIHHLINGASHTICIDSNANCAGMTAAFEQVSRQMLGNPRIRRALIIGSDYVAPHASPDDPVYYANFGDAAAAVIIERDEHAAGFIDSIYQTDTCVYGNSLFPAQGLAKLGQTGVDAGAFHVKFTPFDDSICVDAASESILTLLGRNEIAADQIKAACFSQLSIGNIRAVSENIGIANDVAVYIGDEFGYTSTSSPFIALHRAITSGQVQRGDKVLFWTVGAGWQNVAMVVEY; from the coding sequence ATGGCCGGAATTCGTATTGTAGATATCGATATTTATCATCCAACGCACCAGGTGGACAATGACTTTTACATTGAACATTTTGATGCGAGAGGGGTAGATATTCGGGGATTGTTAAAAGCGCTCGGACGTGATAAACGTTACAAAATTAACAACGATGATGAGAACTCACTAAGCATGGCCTTTGAGGCAGCCAGCAACCTTTTGGAAAAGACCGGACTGACCGGGGCGGATATCGACCTGATTGCCTACGCTAGTCAAACGCCGGAATACATTTTCCCTACGAATTCCTTAATGATTCATCATCTGATTAATGGAGCATCCCATACGATCTGTATCGACAGCAACGCCAATTGTGCCGGGATGACGGCAGCCTTTGAACAGGTTAGCCGGCAAATGCTGGGGAATCCCAGAATCCGAAGAGCACTGATTATCGGTTCGGATTACGTGGCCCCACATGCCAGTCCTGATGATCCTGTCTACTATGCCAATTTCGGCGATGCAGCAGCAGCTGTCATCATAGAACGCGACGAACACGCAGCTGGATTTATTGATTCCATATATCAAACGGATACCTGTGTGTACGGCAACTCCCTCTTTCCTGCTCAAGGTCTGGCGAAACTGGGACAGACCGGGGTGGACGCAGGTGCTTTTCATGTAAAATTCACACCTTTCGATGATTCGATCTGCGTAGATGCGGCTTCCGAATCCATTCTTACTCTGTTAGGACGCAACGAGATTGCGGCCGATCAGATCAAAGCAGCCTGCTTCTCCCAGTTATCCATCGGTAATATTCGTGCGGTATCGGAGAACATTGGTATTGCCAATGATGTTGCCGTCTACATTGGAGATGAATTCGGTTATACTTCAACCAGCAGTCCTTTTATAGCCCTGCATCGAGCCATAACCTCAGGTCAGGTTCAGCGTGGTGATAAAGTGTTGTTCTGGACGGTTGGAGCCGGGTGGCAAAATGTTGCCATGGTGGTCGAATACTAA
- a CDS encoding manganese catalase family protein, translated as MWVYEKKLQYPVRVSKCDPHMAKLLMEQYGGADGELAAALRYLNQRYTIPDKIIGLLNDIATEEFAHLEMIATMIYKLTKDATIEQLENAGLDAHYVNHDKALFYNNAAGVPFTATYIQAKGDPIADLYEDIAAEEKARATYQWLIDLTDDVDLQDSLKFLREREIVHSLRFREAVEILKDDRETKKIF; from the coding sequence ATGTGGGTATACGAGAAAAAATTGCAATATCCTGTTAGGGTAAGTAAATGTGATCCTCATATGGCCAAATTACTGATGGAACAGTATGGTGGAGCAGACGGGGAACTGGCTGCTGCCCTTCGATATCTGAATCAGCGTTATACCATTCCGGACAAAATTATTGGTCTACTTAACGACATTGCTACAGAGGAATTTGCTCATTTGGAAATGATTGCAACGATGATCTACAAGCTTACCAAAGATGCTACCATTGAGCAGCTGGAGAACGCAGGCCTGGATGCTCACTATGTGAATCATGACAAGGCCCTTTTCTACAATAATGCCGCAGGTGTACCTTTCACCGCAACCTACATTCAAGCCAAGGGTGACCCTATAGCGGATCTATATGAAGATATTGCTGCGGAAGAGAAGGCTAGGGCTACATATCAATGGTTAATTGATCTGACGGATGACGTGGACCTGCAGGATAGCCTGAAGTTTCTGCGAGAACGGGAGATCGTGCATTCGCTGCGTTTCCGTGAAGCGGTTGAGATCCTGAAGGATGATCGGGAAACCAAGAAAATCTTCTGA
- a CDS encoding spore coat protein CotJB, translated as MEPEEAKACDARYYELLEELQALDFVLVELNLYLDTHPGDYQSIEQYNKFSQERMRVAHEFQQLYGPLMNFGHAFSKYPWQWSEAPWPWQV; from the coding sequence ATGGAGCCTGAAGAAGCGAAAGCGTGTGACGCCAGATATTATGAGTTGCTGGAGGAACTGCAAGCCCTGGATTTTGTGCTGGTGGAGCTGAATCTGTATCTGGATACTCACCCGGGGGACTATCAGAGTATTGAACAGTATAACAAGTTTAGCCAGGAGCGGATGAGGGTAGCTCATGAGTTTCAGCAGTTGTATGGACCACTCATGAACTTTGGGCATGCATTCTCCAAGTATCCTTGGCAGTGGTCAGAGGCACCTTGGCCTTGGCAGGTGTAG
- a CDS encoding spore coat associated protein CotJA, producing MIDPQLRAYAPFVGPFDPCKPIEIKTYLVPPQLFIPFQPMGWPQYSPAEALRLGTLWPALYSPYTSKKTKGREVGTDGA from the coding sequence GTGATTGATCCACAGCTTCGCGCATATGCCCCTTTTGTGGGGCCGTTTGATCCGTGTAAACCGATTGAAATCAAAACATACCTTGTTCCTCCGCAGTTATTTATCCCATTCCAGCCGATGGGCTGGCCCCAATACAGTCCGGCAGAAGCACTGAGACTCGGAACGTTGTGGCCTGCGCTATACAGTCCCTATACATCCAAAAAAACAAAGGGGAGGGAGGTAGGAACAGATGGAGCCTGA
- a CDS encoding hemolysin family protein, with the protein MDIHTEFHLGQLLFNLVCVFLLVFLNGVFVAAEFSLVKVRQTRLTQLQSEGNRLAGYALKVNGKLDAYLSATQFGITLTSLGLGWLGEPAISELLVEPLMFKLGVADTGLISTVSVIIGFCIITFLHIVLGELAPKSLAIQKTDGVALFLSAPLLLFYKIFFPFIWILNASANALLRLAGIEPASEGEAHSEDELRILMKQSAKSGVIDKDEIKLMDNIFDFSDMLAREIMLPRTDMDCLYTHLSLEENLKIINATKHSRYPVAVEDKDEIIGFIHITDLLLATPEQQQDLASLVRPILNVPESMEISHVLRLMQKKHSQMTLVVDEYGGTAGLLTAEEILEEIVGDLYDEFEDERPHMERSGDSFSIDGRSLIEEVHEWTGAIIDDEEVDTIGGWLFKELEGSPAKGKTREQNGYVFEVEESTRLRITRVKVYKSPVSEEEAFALEEAQDEPKSDN; encoded by the coding sequence TTGGATATTCATACCGAATTTCATCTCGGGCAGTTGCTGTTCAATTTGGTTTGCGTTTTTCTGCTCGTATTTTTGAATGGCGTGTTTGTCGCAGCAGAATTTTCTCTGGTTAAAGTCAGACAGACCCGTTTGACTCAATTACAGAGTGAGGGAAATCGACTGGCTGGGTATGCACTGAAGGTGAATGGCAAACTGGATGCTTATCTGTCGGCAACCCAGTTCGGCATTACACTGACATCCCTGGGGCTCGGCTGGCTCGGTGAACCGGCGATATCCGAATTGCTGGTAGAGCCGCTTATGTTCAAACTGGGGGTTGCGGATACAGGACTGATCTCTACCGTGTCCGTAATCATCGGTTTCTGTATCATTACGTTTCTGCATATTGTGCTTGGAGAACTTGCACCGAAGTCGCTTGCTATTCAGAAAACAGATGGAGTGGCTCTATTTTTATCTGCACCGCTGCTTCTGTTCTACAAAATTTTCTTCCCGTTCATTTGGATTCTCAATGCGTCGGCCAATGCGCTGCTGCGGCTGGCAGGGATAGAACCTGCCAGTGAAGGCGAAGCCCATTCTGAGGATGAACTTCGGATATTGATGAAGCAGAGTGCGAAGAGCGGTGTTATTGACAAGGATGAAATCAAACTGATGGATAATATCTTTGATTTCTCGGATATGCTTGCTCGTGAAATCATGCTGCCACGTACGGATATGGATTGTTTGTATACCCATTTGTCCTTGGAAGAGAACCTGAAAATTATTAATGCAACGAAGCACTCCCGTTATCCAGTTGCCGTTGAGGATAAAGACGAAATTATCGGATTTATCCATATTACGGATCTGCTTTTGGCGACGCCGGAGCAGCAGCAGGACCTGGCTTCACTCGTTCGCCCTATCTTGAATGTTCCTGAATCTATGGAAATCAGTCATGTACTCCGACTAATGCAGAAAAAGCATTCCCAGATGACCCTGGTTGTCGATGAATACGGCGGCACCGCCGGATTATTGACCGCGGAGGAAATTTTGGAGGAGATCGTAGGGGATCTGTACGATGAGTTCGAGGATGAGCGACCCCATATGGAACGCAGCGGCGACTCCTTCTCCATTGATGGACGATCCCTTATTGAAGAGGTCCATGAATGGACTGGAGCCATCATTGATGATGAAGAAGTGGATACCATTGGCGGGTGGTTGTTCAAAGAGCTTGAAGGCAGCCCTGCCAAAGGTAAAACACGGGAGCAGAACGGTTATGTTTTTGAAGTGGAGGAATCCACCCGGTTACGAATTACCCGAGTCAAAGTGTACAAGAGCCCGGTCTCTGAAGAAGAGGCTTTTGCTTTGGAAGAGGCGCAGGACGAGCCTAAATCGGACAATTAG
- the yfkAB gene encoding radical SAM/CxCxxxxC motif protein YfkAB, whose translation MTMLNSGSVEPMPLSPTNDPWDPIGSLRTYGRHVLTSVEMTVTHLCNMRCEHCAVGDMLTMREAPALPLPLMLKRLDEVEHLQTISLTGGEPSFSQKTVDEMIIPLLKYAKERGIRSQINSNLTLDLSRYEKLLPYLDVMHISFNYLNADDFHQVGFANSGRPVKREGAVKMYEKMIENSRKLSEAGMFISAESMINFRTHDKLEGIHQLIREMGCVRHEVHPMYNSNFASTLPVLSLDHMRAAIHRLLDVRDKDMWMLFGTLPFFACSAADQDRELINRLYSEPNVTVRNDPDGRNRVNVNMFTGNVYVTDFADIPAFGNIRDRKLDDVFHEWSAEHPLNQTVNCHCDAASCCGPNLLVADMYYKGVDFKSRKAITR comes from the coding sequence ATGACCATGCTAAACTCAGGATCGGTTGAACCGATGCCTTTATCGCCGACTAATGATCCATGGGATCCGATCGGCTCTTTGCGTACGTATGGACGCCACGTGTTAACCAGTGTTGAAATGACCGTGACTCATCTGTGCAATATGCGATGCGAGCACTGTGCTGTAGGGGATATGCTCACGATGCGTGAAGCTCCCGCACTGCCACTGCCTCTTATGCTGAAGCGGCTGGACGAAGTGGAGCATCTGCAGACTATCAGTTTGACAGGTGGTGAGCCAAGTTTCAGTCAAAAGACAGTGGATGAAATGATCATCCCGCTGCTGAAATACGCCAAGGAGCGCGGCATAAGATCACAGATCAACTCCAACCTGACGCTTGATCTCAGTCGTTACGAGAAACTGCTGCCATACCTTGATGTGATGCATATCTCATTCAACTACCTGAATGCCGATGATTTCCATCAAGTTGGTTTTGCTAACAGCGGCAGACCTGTCAAGCGTGAAGGCGCAGTGAAAATGTATGAGAAAATGATAGAAAATTCGCGCAAACTGAGTGAAGCAGGCATGTTTATCTCTGCTGAATCCATGATTAATTTCCGTACTCATGACAAGTTGGAGGGGATCCATCAACTGATTCGGGAGATGGGCTGTGTACGTCATGAAGTACATCCGATGTATAACTCGAATTTTGCTTCCACATTGCCTGTCCTGTCTCTGGACCATATGCGTGCAGCCATCCATCGCTTGCTGGATGTGCGCGACAAAGACATGTGGATGTTGTTCGGAACACTTCCATTCTTTGCTTGCAGTGCGGCAGACCAGGATCGGGAATTGATCAATCGCCTGTACAGTGAGCCTAATGTGACCGTACGCAATGATCCGGATGGTCGAAATCGCGTTAACGTCAACATGTTTACAGGCAATGTGTACGTTACAGATTTTGCCGACATCCCTGCCTTTGGCAACATTCGGGATCGGAAGCTGGATGATGTGTTCCATGAATGGTCTGCGGAGCATCCGCTTAATCAGACCGTTAACTGTCACTGTGATGCTGCGTCCTGCTGCGGCCCTAACCTGCTGGTGGCGGACATGTATTATAAAGGTGTGGATTTCAAATCCAGAAAAGCAATTACGCGCTGA
- a CDS encoding HD-GYP domain-containing protein, which yields MRLVHINLLQPGMKLGKRIYSEEGLVLLSEDVELTERLIGRLKDLGVGYVYIKEAATEDIIVPDMLQEETRRRALVEIKQQFQSMSGLKTKSRIPHFGKTLSGLMNTILEDIGGQKEAMIMLMDMNSSDFDLYNHSLNVCVYTLVLGVASGYSRQQLMEIGLGALLHDIGKTQIAPDILHKPSRLSDEEFKIIQQHTTYGHRILKDEPGIPLLAAHCALQHHERIDGSGYPFGLKGPQIHDYAKWIALADSYDAMTSNRVYRQALLPHQAVEVLYTGSGSLYEQRMLEKFRDCVAIYPVGISVTLSTGEVGVVASIDSRIPQRPRIRVLKDADGQTLKAPYEIDLSTALSVMVTGVEGDEGVPPIPSCDEFS from the coding sequence GTGCGTTTGGTACATATAAACCTATTGCAGCCTGGCATGAAGCTGGGGAAACGGATTTATAGCGAAGAGGGTTTGGTTCTGCTGAGTGAAGATGTGGAACTGACCGAGCGGTTGATAGGACGTCTGAAAGACTTGGGCGTAGGATACGTATATATTAAGGAAGCAGCGACGGAGGATATTATCGTTCCCGATATGCTTCAGGAAGAAACCAGACGCAGGGCGTTGGTAGAAATCAAGCAGCAGTTTCAGAGTATGTCGGGTTTGAAAACCAAGAGCCGGATTCCGCATTTTGGCAAGACGCTGAGTGGTCTGATGAATACGATTCTGGAAGACATCGGCGGTCAAAAGGAAGCCATGATTATGCTGATGGATATGAACTCCAGTGATTTTGACCTGTACAATCACTCCTTGAACGTATGTGTTTATACACTGGTTTTGGGCGTAGCCTCAGGGTATTCCAGACAGCAGCTGATGGAAATTGGACTAGGTGCCTTGCTGCATGATATTGGAAAGACACAGATCGCTCCAGATATTTTGCATAAACCCTCCAGATTAAGTGATGAGGAATTTAAAATCATACAGCAGCATACTACATATGGACATCGTATTTTAAAAGATGAACCCGGCATACCATTACTGGCTGCACATTGTGCCCTGCAGCACCATGAACGAATCGACGGCAGTGGTTATCCGTTTGGTCTAAAGGGTCCTCAAATTCATGATTATGCCAAGTGGATCGCTCTAGCCGACTCATATGATGCGATGACAAGCAATCGGGTGTACCGCCAGGCATTATTGCCTCATCAGGCGGTAGAGGTTTTGTACACAGGCTCCGGCTCCCTGTATGAGCAGCGCATGCTGGAGAAGTTCCGTGACTGCGTGGCCATTTACCCCGTAGGTATTTCCGTAACGCTGAGTACGGGTGAAGTAGGAGTGGTTGCATCCATCGATTCGCGTATTCCACAGCGTCCACGGATCCGGGTCTTGAAGGATGCCGATGGACAGACGTTAAAGGCTCCTTATGAAATAGATTTGTCTACAGCGTTATCGGTTATGGTCACTGGCGTTGAAGGGGATGAAGGCGTACCTCCGATTCCTTCCTGTGATGAATTTTCTTGA